From the genome of Miscanthus floridulus cultivar M001 chromosome 10, ASM1932011v1, whole genome shotgun sequence, one region includes:
- the LOC136485253 gene encoding uncharacterized protein, with protein MSFEAAVQWWEDWQLRLLVLASLFFQYFLFAAAIVRKLRVPHWFRALIWLAYQGSDVVAIYALATLFNQHKGEALARYPAASAHLDTLWAPVLLLHLGGQDGITAYSIEDNENWRRYLLLAVCQITVAIYVFRKSWWSGDMILLRAAILLFVPGILKCLEKPWALKNATVTSIMNSSDPRLDRTLEEDDGVQKDIYSQEDYVQAAAECVATLESKPEVLFEDEVADQPYHLLVDLGHPYSVRLSNLRLLAPRTARADVHGLVRSSLSKAFDRLYTKHKASFGGLLRAAVVLLTFVDIGLFQRSHRGVYDRADVVVTYVLLCCTAALEFVSACLVLGSGLPKPDDQLAQYNLVGYLARGEKHPRFSALARLLGARLQLDRLWCTAPPEPSLGITRLVYDHVAAGWKDYIWKSLYERDAATGGWKRKPTLTDGVRAYRLFNDSRGQRTLEREGCVGRSAIEESLRMPFNKSVLLWHLATEFCYFDHVDTGNDATRHSRMVSNYMAYLLFVEPEMLIPGARSKLFRATYHELRKMLKPPPEDEEAIELEPTEKKAPPPRAKNEMVRKVIQKVKSTIGLGSEDLVHKAWAVAHELMEFAEEKKREFIDEQKAREDKRKEVMRVLLCAKKKADEFIDVKNKKRDEVSNKLMEVMGSAQKKADEFIIKSNKAEEAMEGKSILVQVMKEAKETAELFIKEKQTKDQERITELLQCAKNKAEEFIKIEEEKTKAEVVSCMRTEQEEEEKKVVRVKEFSKIAGEVIQLLMDGRTEAKVKAEEFINGANKFINEEKKKKQTNEEEKITYLLESAKKAAEEFVNNEEKMAAEARWKEEEKSVLAAKEFSKQAGEAIKLVDEENQKLAELVDRNLITKNEELLMIRAREHADDKMWAVIQGVWVEMLCFSAGRCRGYLHAKSLGNGGEYLSYVWLLLSYMGMETMPEKMQRPEPPTVGDTGDLVKAPDEEMEEEPAQVRRRRRTAAPTPQPRHDAGAAQEQQRLVATPMPAISPTAVVPVGDDIV; from the exons ATGAGCTTCGAAGCAGCCGTGCAATGGTGGGAGGACTGGCAGCTGCGGCTGCTTGTCCTGGCCAGCCTCTTCTTCCAGTACTTCCTCttcgccgccgccatcgtccGCAAGCTCCGCGTCCCGCACTGGTTCAGGGCCCTCATCTGGCTGGCCTACCAGGGCAGCGACGTCGTGGCGATCTACGCCCTGGCCACCCTCTTCAACCAGCACAAGGGGGAGGCGCTGGCCAGGTACCCGGCGGCGAGCGCCCACCTGGACACGCTGTGGGCGCccgtcctgctgctgcacctcggcGGCCAGGACGGCATTACAGCCTACAGCATCGAGGACAACGAGAACTGGAGACGCTACCTTTTGCTTGCGGTGTGTCAG ATCACCGTAGCCATCTACGTTTTCCGCAAGTCATGGTGGTCAGGCGACATGATCCTGCTGCGAGCAGCGATCCTGCTCTTCGTCCCCGGGATCCTCAAGTGCCTGGAGAAGCCATGGGCTCTCAAGAACGCGACGGTGACGAGCATCATGAACTCCTCCGATCCACGGCTGGACCGAACGCTCGAGGAAGACGACGGGGTGCAGAAGGACATCTACTCGCAGGAGGACTACGTGCAGGCCGCAGCCGAGTGCGTCGCCACGTTGGAGTCCAAgcctgaggtgctcttcgagGACGAGGTGGCCGACCAGCCGTACCACCTCCTCGTGGACCTCGGCCACCCCTACTCCGTCCGGCTCAGCAACCTGCGGCTCTTGGCGCCGCGCACCGCGCGAGCCGACGTGCACGGCCTGGTGCGCTCGTCGCTCTCCAAGGCGTTCGACCGCCTCTACACCAAGCACAAGGCGAGCTTCGGCGGCCTGCTGCGCGCCGCCGTGGTGCTGCTGACGTTCGTGGACATCGGGCTGTTCCAGAGGAGCCACCGTGGCGTGTATGACCGCGCCGACGTCGTCGTCACCTACGTCCTGCTCTGCTGCACCGCCGCGCTGGAGTTCGTCTCGGCGTGCCTGGTGCTGGGGTCGGGCCTGCCGAAGCCCGACGACCAGCTCGCGCAGTACAACCTCGTCGGCTACCTCGCCCGCGGCGAGAAGCACCCGCGGTTCTCGGCGCTGGCGCGCCTTCTGGGGGCCAGGCTCCAGCTGGACCGGCTCTGGTGCACGGCGCCGCCCGAGCCGTCCCTCGGCATCACCAGGCTCGTCTACGACCACGTCGCCGCTGGGTggaaggattacatatggaagTCTTTGTACGAGCGCGACGCCGCCACCGGCGGATGGAAGCGGAAGCCAACTCTAACTGACGGTGTGAGAGCCTACCGGCTGTTCAACGACAGCCGCGGCCAGCGAACACTGGAGAGGGAGGGATGCGTCGGCCGGAGCGCCATCGAGGAGAGCCTGCGGATGCCCTTCAACAAGAGCGTCCTGCTCTGGCACCTCGCCACGGAGTTCTGCTACTTCGACCACGTGGACACCGGCAACGACGCCACCCGCCACAGCAGGATGGTGTCCAACTACATGGCGTACCTGCTGTTCGTCGAACCGGAGATGCTGATCCCCGGCGCCAGGAGCAAGCTCTTCAGGGCAACCTACCACGAGCTCAGGAAAATGCTCAAGCCGCCGCCGGAGGATGAGGAAGCGATAGAGCTCGAGCCAACGGAGAAGAAGGCGCCTCCACCAAGGGCCAAGAACGAGATGGTGCGGAAGGTGATCCAGAAGGTGAAGAGCACCATCGGTCTCGGTTCCGAAGATCTTGTCCATAAAGCCTGGGCGGTCGCCCACGAGCTCATGGAATTTGCCGAGGAGAAGAAACGGGAGTTCATCGATGAGCAGAAGGCGAGGGAGGACAAGAGGAAGGAGGTCATGAGGGTCCTGCTCTGTGCCAAGAAGAAGGCAGACGAATTCATCGACGTCAAAAACAAGAAGAGAGACGAAGTTTCGAACAAGCTCATGGAGGTCATGGGTTCTGCCCAGAAGAAGGCAGACGAATTCATCATCAAAAGCAACAAGGCAGAGGAAGCGATGGAGGGCAAGTCGATTCTCGTGCAGGTCATGAAGGAGGCCAAGGAGACGGCAGAATTGTTTATCAAAGAGAAGCAAACCAAGGACCAGGAGAGGATCACGGAGCTCCTGCAATGTGCCAAGAACAAGGCAGAGGAGTTCATCAAGATCGAGGAAGAGAAAACCAAGGCGGAGGTCGTGAGTTGCATGCGCACCGAGcaagaggaagaggagaagaaggTGGTCAGGGTCAAGGAATTCTCCAAGATTGCAGGGGAGGTCATCCAGCTGCTCATGGATGGCAGGACAGAGGCCAAGGTGAAGGCAGAGGAGTTTATCAACGGGGCAAACAAGTTCATCAACGAGGAGAAAAAGAAGAAGCAAACCAACGAGGAGGAGAAGATCACATACCTCTTGGAATCTGCCAAGAAGGCGGCAGAGGAGTTCGTCAACAACGAGGAAAAGATGGCGGCGGAGGCAAGATGGAAAGAAGAGGAGAAGTCGGTGCTCGCGGCCAAGGAATTCTCCAAGCAAGCAGGGGAGGCCATCAAGCTGGTGGACGAGGAGAATCAGAAGCTCGCGGAGCTCGTGGATAGGAATCTTATAACCAAGAATGAGGAGCTTCTCATGATTCGAGCAAGAGAGCACGCAGATGACAAGATGTGGGCGGTGATCCAGGGAGTGTGGGTGGAGATGCTCTGCTTCTCCGCCGGCAGGTGCCGCGGGTACCTGCACGCCAAGAGCCTGGGCAACGGCGGCGAGTACCTCTCCTACGTCTGGCTCCTCCTGTCCTACATGGGGATGGAGACCATGCCGGAGAAGATGCAGAGGCCGGAGCCGCCCACGGTTGGGGACACCGGAGATCTGGTAAAGGCACCGGATGAGGAGATGGAAGAAGAACCGGCACaggtaagaagaagaagaagaaccgcCGCCCCAACGCCACAGCCAAGACACGACGCCGGAGCGGCACAGGAACAGCAGCGTCTGGTGGCGACGCCCATGCCAGCGATATCGCCCACTGCGGTGGTGCCCGTCGGTGATGACATCGTTTGA